The Corticium candelabrum chromosome 18, ooCorCand1.1, whole genome shotgun sequence genome includes a region encoding these proteins:
- the LOC134194119 gene encoding uncharacterized protein LOC134194119, which translates to MSRCSLFIVLFLSVLGVASAASGFGVSSVVVESPVCVEIQRRCGSSARVVCGMISCIVTYRCCDGYDHENSSECFSVDIEQDVQLDVPLRCENGGTKLPASLVANDDLNASSEKCKCLPQFSGRCCQNKGKPGSCGLPELYSHVSSKKHCKIDADCEGRKKCCYRVNGRVCAHPVAEDPCKRIDCELDRICRRSNENSLILYRHTSSSSLFTEKRIDVECAPFVRPGVCPSIEEQPCLFSESHCDNDSSCRDGSKCCYESSCIRQCIKV; encoded by the exons ATGTCTCGTTGTAGTCTCTtcattgtgttgtttcttTCTGTCCTCGGAGTCGCATCGGCTGCTTCTGGCTTTGGAGTCTCATCGGTTGTAGTAGAGTCGCCAGTTTGTGTTGAGATTCAAAGGAGATGTGGCAGTAGCGCTAGAGTCGTGTGCGGAATGATCTCCTGCATTGTAACGTATCGTTGTTGCGATGGCTATGATCACGAGAATTCGTCCGAATGCTTCAGTGTGGACATCGAGCAAGACGTGCAGTTGGATGTTCCACTACGCTGTGAGAACGGTGGAACAAAACTGCCGGCTTCTTTGGTG GCAAATGATGACCTTAATGCTTCTTCAGAAAAGTGCAAATGTCTACCTCAATTTAGTGGCCGCTGCTGTCAAAATAAAG GAAAGCCAGGTAGCTGTGGTTTACCAGAGCTCTACTCTCATGTCTCTTCCAAAAAGCATTGCAAAATCGACGCGGACTGTGAAGGGAGGAAGAAATGCTGTTACAGAGTCAACGGTCGCGTTTGTGCACACCCCGTCGCTGAAG ATCCCTGTAAACGTATAGACTGTGAACTAGACCGGATTTGCAGGCGATCTAATGAAAATTCCCTCATTCTTTACCGCCATACTTCTAGCTCTTCGTTATTTACTGAAAAACGTATAGATGTCGAATGTGCTCCTTTTG TGAGACCCGGTGTGTGCCCCTCGATTGAAGAGCAACCGTGCCTGTTTTCTGAATCTCACTGTGATAACGACTCGTCGTGCCGTGATGGTTCGAAATGCTGCTATGAGTCATCGTGTATTCGTCAATGTATCAAAGTATAG